Proteins encoded together in one Cicer arietinum cultivar CDC Frontier isolate Library 1 chromosome 4, Cicar.CDCFrontier_v2.0, whole genome shotgun sequence window:
- the LOC101497857 gene encoding uncharacterized protein, whose translation MSDFTVESFTVESNDGVKLHTRLFKPAPGIDVKDDKLGIVLVHPYSVLGGSQGLLKGIASLLASNGYNAVTFDMRGVGKSTGRPSLTGFSEVKDVIAVSNFLSHSLSLQTILLVGSSAGAPIAGSAVDQIEQVIGYVSIGYPFGITASILFGRHNKAILKSPKPKLFIMGTQDGFTSVKQLKNKLNSAAGRAETHLIDGVGHFQMEGPAYDAYMVDLIIKFIQSL comes from the exons ATGTCAGATTTCACAGTTGAGTCGTTCACGGTGGAAAGTAACGACGGAGTGAAGCTTCATACAAGGTTGTTCAAGCCTGCTCCAGGAATAGATGTTAAAGATGACAAGTTAGGGATCGTTTTGGTTCACCCATACTCCGTTTTGGGTGGTTCACAGGGTCTCCTCAAAGGTATCGCTTCTCTTTTAGCTTCAAATGGTTATAACGCCGTCACTTTTGACATGAGAGGCGTTGGTAAGTCCACTGGTAGGCCTTCTCTCACCGGCTTCTCTGAAGTTAAAGATGTTATCGCCGTCTCCAATTTCCTCTCTCACTCTCTCTCCCTTCAAACCATTTTGCTCGTTGGTTCTTCTGCAG GTGCTCCTATAGCAGGGTCTGCTGTTGATCAGATTGAACAGGTGATTGGGTATGTGAGCATAGGTTATCCATTTGGTATTACGGCGTCAATCCTTTTTGGAAGGCACAATAAAGCCATCCTAAAGTCTCCAAAACCAAAACTATTTATTATGGGAACACAGGATGGATTCACAAGTGTAAAGCAGCTCAAAAACAAGCTTAACTCTGCAGCTGGACGCGCCGAAACACATCTTATAGATGGGGTAGGACATTTCCAAATGGAAGGGCCTGCTTATGATGCTTATATGGTTGATCTCATCATTAAATTTATTCAATCATTGTAA
- the LOC101498171 gene encoding uncharacterized protein, with protein MYKGIGLQSQTPRGSGSNGYLQSNKFKPKTWKVAENVKDTVGVTRNANKEIIEHNRKRQIQLKLFILEDKLIDQGYTDSEIAHKLQESRIILEAAADQNDGSSNLVKF; from the exons ATGTATAAGGGAATAGGGTTACAATCACAGACCCCAAGAGGGTCAGGTAGCAATGGATATCTTCAGAGCAACAAGTTCAAGCCGAAGACTTGGAAGGTTGCTGAGAACGTGAAGGATACTGTTGGTGTTACCAGAAATGCCAACAAAGAAATCATAGAGCACAACCGTAAGCGTCAGATTCAGCTCAAGCTCTTCATTCTTGAAGACAAGCTGATTGATCAAGGTTATACTGACTCCGAGATTGCTCACAAACTCCAGGAGTCTCGAATTATTTTGGAGGCTGCGGCTGATCAAAACGATGGATCCTCCAATTTGGTGAA attttgA